GACCCGCCAAATCGACCATCGCCGAAATGCCCGGCCAGGCGTCGCTGCCCCGCCGCAGCGGCGAACTCGTGTTCCACGACCAGTGGGAGCGACGGGTGTTTGCCATGGCCGTGTCGCTGTGCGAACAGGGCTATTACTCGTGGGACGAGTT
This region of Desulfurellaceae bacterium genomic DNA includes:
- a CDS encoding nitrile hydratase subunit beta, yielding MTRPAKSTIAEMPGQASLPRRSGELVFHDQWERRVFAMAVSLCEQGYYSWDE